From Pseudanabaena sp. PCC 6802, one genomic window encodes:
- a CDS encoding DUF3172 domain-containing protein, giving the protein MARRRYATTTNTTSSGFGGSSSIKLAIAGAIFAIGIAVGVALSTLNPTTQTVDAIRLDIVAPNRDFCNNFGSAAMVMNSRVYVTLNPFNVYVSQAEPIPGCVVLPNNWNELLRRGAIGEKDIRLCKDRMNTFGFTGDLDKKALVDCVYESRDAQKKLFTENLPTPTPTPAP; this is encoded by the coding sequence ATGGCCCGCCGCAGATATGCAACAACTACAAACACTACTTCCAGTGGATTTGGTGGTAGCTCCAGTATTAAACTCGCGATCGCGGGGGCAATTTTTGCGATCGGGATTGCTGTGGGCGTGGCGCTGTCTACGCTGAACCCAACCACGCAGACGGTTGATGCTATCCGGCTGGACATTGTCGCCCCCAACCGCGACTTTTGCAATAACTTCGGTTCCGCCGCTATGGTGATGAATAGCCGCGTCTACGTCACGCTCAATCCCTTTAACGTCTATGTCAGTCAGGCAGAACCGATTCCGGGTTGCGTGGTGTTGCCAAATAACTGGAACGAGCTATTACGCAGGGGAGCGATCGGTGAAAAAGACATCCGCCTGTGCAAAGACCGCATGAACACGTTCGGCTTTACAGGCGATCTGGATAAAAAAGCCTTAGTTGATTGCGTCTATGAGAGCCGCGATGCCCAAAAGAAATTATTCACCGAAAATCTACCAACTCCTACCCCTACACCCGCGCCCTAA
- a CDS encoding VOC family protein, whose translation MKLNPIIWCEIYVQDMDRAKQFYESVFEVKLEKLESPESSEIEMWAFPMTMESVGASGALVKMDGVKSGGIGTIPYFHCDEAAVELERVVTAGGQIHTPKISIGQYGFMALVVDTEGNTIGLHMPPKTTG comes from the coding sequence ATGAAACTCAATCCCATTATTTGGTGTGAAATTTACGTCCAGGACATGGATCGTGCAAAACAGTTTTACGAGTCTGTATTTGAGGTGAAACTGGAGAAACTTGAAAGTCCTGAAAGTTCTGAGATCGAAATGTGGGCATTTCCGATGACGATGGAATCGGTCGGTGCTTCTGGTGCATTGGTCAAGATGGACGGAGTTAAGTCTGGCGGAATTGGCACAATACCCTACTTCCATTGCGACGAGGCCGCTGTTGAGTTGGAACGTGTCGTTACGGCAGGTGGGCAAATCCACACCCCTAAAATCTCAATCGGCCAATACGGATTTATGGCTTTGGTTGTCGATACCGAGGGAAATACGATCGGCCTTCACATGCCCCCAAAAACGACAGGGTGA
- a CDS encoding antibiotic biosynthesis monooxygenase family protein yields the protein MITVIWDTWLKPDMEVEGLRLTRQVWSDMRNYEGYISHQIFIDRDTPGHIIALGKWRSIEDADAVLEKYKDSETIHRLTPLLARPRDRWVTSETA from the coding sequence GTGATTACAGTCATTTGGGATACTTGGCTGAAACCTGATATGGAAGTAGAAGGACTCCGCCTTACGCGTCAAGTGTGGTCAGATATGCGGAACTATGAGGGTTATATCTCACATCAAATTTTCATCGATCGGGATACACCTGGGCACATTATCGCGCTCGGCAAGTGGCGAAGCATTGAGGATGCAGATGCTGTCCTGGAAAAATACAAAGATTCTGAGACGATTCATCGGCTCACCCCGCTTCTTGCCCGTCCTAGGGATCGCTGGGTGACAAGCGAAACGGCTTAG
- a CDS encoding WecB/TagA/CpsF family glycosyltransferase — translation MQSVEKFSILDLHVHLHDNYRDWLEQRLAQNQGTHVVTLNAEMAIQAQKNPQLAALVRNAEVVVPDGAGVVLYARSQGKKVDRCPGIELAESLIRSAARQGWRIFLIGGGEGIAQSVAAQWQAQFPDLAIAGVHNGYFDRAEEEIILSQLQTIQPDLILVGLGVPRQEFWIQSQRSLCPHATWIGVGGSFDVWSGTKTRAPKWLRDNHLEWVYRLYQEPWRWRRMLALPYFVWCVTLQSLSRMFEFSR, via the coding sequence ATGCAATCGGTAGAGAAGTTTTCCATTTTAGACTTACACGTACACTTGCATGATAACTATCGCGATTGGCTAGAGCAGCGCCTGGCCCAAAACCAGGGTACGCATGTGGTCACGCTCAATGCCGAAATGGCGATCCAGGCACAAAAAAATCCCCAATTAGCCGCACTGGTGCGTAACGCAGAGGTGGTCGTACCCGACGGTGCGGGTGTGGTTTTGTACGCGCGATCGCAGGGTAAAAAAGTCGATCGCTGTCCTGGTATTGAGTTGGCGGAATCCTTGATTCGTTCGGCGGCGCGACAGGGCTGGCGGATCTTTTTAATTGGCGGAGGTGAGGGAATCGCTCAAAGTGTAGCCGCACAGTGGCAGGCGCAGTTTCCCGATCTGGCGATCGCTGGCGTGCATAATGGCTACTTCGATCGAGCGGAGGAGGAAATTATCCTGTCGCAATTACAAACTATCCAGCCCGATCTAATCCTGGTGGGGCTAGGAGTACCGCGCCAGGAATTTTGGATTCAGTCACAGCGATCGCTCTGTCCCCATGCCACCTGGATTGGGGTTGGTGGCAGCTTTGATGTTTGGTCGGGGACTAAAACTCGCGCTCCTAAGTGGTTGCGCGACAACCATCTGGAGTGGGTGTATCGTCTGTATCAAGAACCCTGGCGCTGGCGGCGGATGCTGGCTCTCCCCTATTTTGTTTGGTGCGTGACCCTACAGTCACTGAGTCGGATGTTCGAGTTTAGTCGGTAA